The Nitrosomonas communis genome has a segment encoding these proteins:
- a CDS encoding toll/interleukin-1 receptor domain-containing protein: MTEIFICYRRDDSAAYAGRLYDQLAEYFGHDHVFMDIDHIEPGEDFVEVIQKKLTSAQVAIILIGKHWLNITDATGQERLDNPDDFVRLEIGTILERKIHAIPVLVGDAVMPKSSQLPEVLASLVRRNAYEISDTRFHDDVNKLIHALEKVLPDLTPINFTKPTHAHGPDDTQTLKDQLSKKKPRKVKIIIGVLIIILIGGLTLTDQISLKKIMGSLLLNEQKTREKTDVASSELAKTDKITELTEDSTISELMEAAEQGDAEAQNILGLMYASGRGVAKNEAKAVEWYRKAAEQGNATAQNSLGVMYEEGRGVVQDDTIAMEWYRKAAEQGDAWAQTYIGLMYEKGKGVTPDEVKAVEWYRKAAEQGYATAQYNLGLMYENGRGVTKDEIKAVEWYLKAAIQGHNEARNALQK, from the coding sequence ATGACAGAAATATTCATTTGTTACCGCCGAGATGATAGTGCAGCATACGCTGGTCGATTGTATGACCAGTTGGCGGAATATTTTGGTCATGATCATGTATTTATGGATATCGATCATATTGAGCCAGGTGAAGATTTCGTTGAGGTTATTCAAAAGAAATTGACTTCTGCACAGGTAGCCATCATCTTGATTGGCAAGCACTGGCTTAATATTACTGATGCGACTGGACAAGAACGTCTGGATAACCCAGATGATTTCGTGCGTCTCGAAATCGGAACAATTTTGGAAAGAAAGATACATGCCATCCCAGTTTTAGTTGGTGATGCAGTGATGCCTAAGTCATCACAACTTCCTGAAGTGCTTGCTTCATTAGTACGACGCAATGCTTATGAAATCAGTGATACGCGTTTTCATGATGATGTTAATAAACTGATCCACGCGCTGGAAAAAGTATTGCCTGACCTGACACCAATTAATTTCACCAAACCAACTCATGCACACGGCCCGGACGATACTCAAACCTTAAAAGATCAACTAAGTAAGAAAAAGCCGCGTAAAGTCAAAATTATCATTGGCGTGTTAATAATAATCTTAATAGGAGGTCTGACGCTGACCGACCAAATATCCTTAAAGAAAATTATGGGAAGTCTGCTGCTGAATGAACAAAAAACAAGAGAGAAAACGGATGTAGCATCTTCTGAGTTGGCCAAAACTGATAAGATAACCGAATTGACAGAAGATTCTACTATCTCTGAATTAATGGAAGCCGCTGAGCAGGGAGATGCCGAGGCGCAAAACATCCTTGGCTTAATGTATGCCAGTGGTAGGGGTGTAGCCAAAAATGAAGCTAAAGCCGTAGAGTGGTATCGGAAAGCGGCTGAGCAAGGAAATGCTACTGCACAAAACAGTCTCGGTGTAATGTATGAAGAGGGAAGGGGAGTTGTCCAGGATGATACCATAGCTATGGAATGGTATCGGAAGGCAGCTGAGCAAGGCGATGCTTGGGCACAGACCTATATTGGCTTGATGTATGAAAAAGGGAAGGGAGTTACCCCGGATGAAGTCAAAGCTGTGGAGTGGTATCGAAAAGCGGCTGAGCAAGGATATGCCACTGCGCAATACAACCTCGGCTTGATGTATGAAAATGGTAGAGGTGTTACTAAAGATGAAATTAAAGCCGTGGAGTGGTATCTAAAAGCAGCTATACAAGGGCATAACGAAGCACGCAATGCTTTACAAAAATAA
- a CDS encoding peptidoglycan-binding domain-containing protein: MINIRYSLIISLIVSIAMVLSPVTQAAEFSQVTQQAQIKLAQLGFAPGTADGILGPRTSAAIKAFQRQSGLPETGKLDNVTLKQLELSTPAPQVSTVEDWRSVPSQDELDDLVAHTINNPNFPYTDYRPNAPAANLDLPGLAILAAMKTSSDTFGSGPPGTPNSTPKTRKTMTDCLMTKPTHWADITLHYYCQMALPRQCYTYALRGMNTPGNKKFTRVEAYESCALNKLPHSTHFTFVTKTQPQVFQYVMFGQTNAFKPEQEQAIINAFYGVKNPADPRECRLKRPRRAEDPNDGTHCLVNKKMTPMLKGKDT; this comes from the coding sequence ATGATTAACATACGATATTCGTTGATTATTAGTCTGATAGTAAGTATTGCAATGGTGCTCTCTCCCGTTACTCAAGCTGCGGAATTCAGCCAGGTTACCCAGCAAGCTCAAATAAAACTTGCACAACTGGGTTTCGCTCCCGGTACGGCAGACGGCATTCTCGGACCGCGTACCAGTGCTGCAATCAAAGCATTTCAGCGACAATCTGGACTGCCGGAGACTGGCAAGCTTGATAATGTTACTTTGAAGCAATTAGAGCTCAGTACCCCGGCTCCTCAAGTCAGCACAGTCGAAGACTGGAGATCTGTTCCATCACAGGACGAGCTGGATGATCTAGTTGCCCATACGATCAATAATCCCAATTTTCCCTACACCGATTATCGGCCGAACGCACCAGCAGCCAATCTGGATCTTCCAGGATTAGCCATACTAGCTGCTATGAAGACGAGCTCGGATACTTTTGGAAGTGGACCACCCGGAACTCCCAATTCTACTCCTAAAACCCGTAAAACCATGACAGATTGTCTAATGACCAAACCAACGCATTGGGCAGATATTACCCTGCACTACTACTGCCAAATGGCATTACCAAGGCAGTGTTACACTTATGCACTCCGCGGGATGAACACTCCTGGTAACAAAAAATTTACACGAGTAGAAGCTTATGAGAGTTGCGCATTAAATAAGTTACCCCATTCGACTCATTTTACTTTTGTAACCAAAACACAGCCACAGGTTTTCCAATATGTGATGTTCGGCCAGACCAATGCATTCAAACCTGAGCAAGAACAAGCCATCATTAATGCATTCTATGGGGTAAAAAATCCTGCGGATCCAAGAGAATGCCGTCTCAAGCGGCCCCGGCGCGCAGAAGATCCTAATGATGGAACACATTGTCTGGTAAACAAAAAGATGACGCCAATGCTGAAAGGAAAAGATACTTAA
- a CDS encoding cytochrome P450, whose product MAKPNGMTIKEQLYGMACRIIKLIKIALGKKQGASSHGEGETPDSPPLPTQRTSFLNDIAKAEAGSPVPSPPPVFPSPDDPKYVDDPDAYTRDKQAAEAAAAAFTAAVKVRGAAVAQVISQWLATMPYAMFHELLAQPRETMPIFKPAIGPVVVMRHSEVIRCLERTDLFTVDPYAAEMARATDDEAKHSDAYSHFMLGTDRDDLYRLDDVILRRAVSRTDKDTLLRLTRDEAERWIRQAQAEGVGEIDVVTTVAKFVPLRIVGDYLGVHYYDAGAPSVLPGLQGGDSFPLDDNLQKVFTFTKIKEGKVPTAEDLFSWVKDAFRNIFNNFNQAYPKFAEFRERGIIATEYLSAYVFALLQHYKAHLQQGETVPDTMLTRLLCMQLELERDADKLEKEFATLLGASLPAGELARRLSDSMIRSNVFGTVVGAVVNPQEATARILDSMLCLKEGKYEMLNGTSFEQALHWAAVKPDEADYAQSLEGLRKYALEALRLKPQGEVLLRMCVKDNDVLAGVPLRKGTLVFAAYAAAMLDTEVMPNPTAFDITRDEQLQPYLQDHERAREAPQSLVYLQHGYGRHKCLGRYASEITMQESLRAMLRLGSLERRSALKMDEQNLYAISLKIGF is encoded by the coding sequence ATGGCCAAACCAAACGGTATGACGATAAAGGAACAGCTTTATGGTATGGCTTGCAGAATAATCAAGCTGATCAAAATTGCATTGGGAAAGAAGCAAGGAGCTTCATCGCATGGGGAAGGGGAGACACCAGATTCTCCACCTCTTCCCACCCAAAGGACAAGCTTTTTAAACGATATTGCAAAAGCTGAAGCAGGTTCGCCTGTACCTTCACCGCCCCCTGTTTTTCCCAGTCCAGATGATCCCAAGTATGTTGACGATCCTGATGCTTACACCAGAGATAAGCAGGCGGCGGAAGCAGCAGCTGCGGCTTTTACCGCAGCCGTGAAGGTACGTGGTGCCGCTGTCGCGCAAGTGATCTCCCAATGGTTAGCTACTATGCCCTATGCGATGTTCCACGAGCTGCTGGCACAACCAAGGGAGACGATGCCTATCTTCAAACCAGCGATTGGCCCTGTAGTGGTTATGCGTCATTCGGAAGTCATCCGTTGCCTGGAGCGCACCGATCTCTTTACTGTGGATCCATACGCAGCAGAAATGGCGCGGGCCACGGATGACGAAGCGAAGCATTCCGATGCTTACTCGCATTTTATGCTGGGTACTGACCGCGATGATCTTTACCGGCTGGATGACGTGATATTGCGGCGCGCAGTATCACGCACTGACAAAGATACGCTCTTACGCTTGACACGTGATGAAGCTGAACGCTGGATACGCCAGGCGCAAGCCGAGGGTGTAGGTGAAATTGATGTGGTTACCACGGTCGCTAAGTTTGTACCACTACGTATCGTAGGCGATTATCTGGGGGTCCACTATTATGATGCGGGCGCCCCGTCAGTGTTACCTGGACTGCAAGGAGGAGATTCTTTTCCCCTTGACGATAACCTGCAGAAAGTCTTTACCTTTACTAAAATAAAAGAAGGTAAAGTGCCTACCGCGGAGGATCTATTCAGCTGGGTGAAAGATGCTTTTCGAAATATCTTCAATAACTTTAATCAAGCTTATCCAAAATTTGCTGAATTCCGTGAGCGCGGCATTATTGCGACCGAATATCTTAGCGCCTACGTATTCGCTTTACTTCAACACTACAAAGCACACTTGCAGCAGGGGGAGACTGTACCAGATACCATGCTGACGAGACTGCTTTGCATGCAGCTTGAGCTGGAACGAGATGCCGATAAGCTGGAAAAGGAATTTGCCACGCTACTGGGTGCATCGCTACCAGCAGGTGAGTTAGCACGACGCCTGTCGGATTCAATGATCCGTTCTAATGTATTCGGTACGGTGGTCGGTGCGGTAGTGAACCCTCAAGAGGCGACTGCGCGTATTCTCGATTCCATGCTTTGTTTAAAGGAAGGTAAGTACGAAATGTTAAACGGCACCAGCTTTGAACAAGCATTACATTGGGCTGCAGTAAAACCGGATGAGGCAGATTATGCGCAAAGTCTGGAAGGACTGCGTAAATATGCTCTGGAAGCCTTACGTCTCAAGCCCCAAGGAGAGGTGTTATTGCGGATGTGCGTAAAAGACAATGATGTGCTCGCTGGCGTTCCTCTGCGTAAAGGAACACTCGTATTTGCCGCCTATGCTGCAGCCATGCTGGATACGGAAGTGATGCCGAATCCAACCGCCTTTGATATTACTCGTGATGAGCAGCTGCAGCCTTATTTGCAGGATCATGAGCGTGCCCGAGAAGCGCCTCAAAGCTTGGTTTACCTGCAGCACGGCTATGGACGGCATAAGTGTCTTGGCCGCTATGCTTCAGAGATCACCATGCAGGAATCACTGCGTGCAATGCTCAGACTCGGTTCGTTGGAGCGGCGTAGCGCACTGAAAATGGATGAGCAGAATTTATATGCGATAAGCCTTAAGATTGGTTTCTGA